The following coding sequences lie in one Pseudomonadota bacterium genomic window:
- the rpsI gene encoding 30S ribosomal protein S9 → MPEKRYYATGKRKTAIARVWLKQGAGDFLINGKTLDEYFPLEELKLMVNKPLMLTGNIGKFDIIANVYGGGIPAQAWALGHGIAKALLEYNVTLRTTLKKQGLITRDPRAKERKKYGKKGARASFQFSKR, encoded by the coding sequence GTGCCTGAAAAAAGGTACTATGCAACTGGAAAAAGAAAAACTGCTATAGCAAGGGTCTGGCTAAAACAGGGTGCCGGAGATTTTCTTATAAACGGAAAGACCCTTGATGAATATTTTCCCCTCGAGGAATTAAAATTAATGGTCAATAAGCCACTTATGCTTACGGGTAACATTGGAAAGTTTGATATAATAGCGAATGTTTACGGCGGCGGTATCCCTGCACAGGCATGGGCTTTGGGTCATGGAATTGCAAAAGCCCTTTTGGAATACAACGTAACCCTGAGAACCACTCTCAAGAAACAAGGGCTCATCACAAGAGACCCCAGGGCCAAAGAGAGAAAGAAGTATGGAAAAAAAGGGGCAAGAGCAAGTTTCCAGTTCTCGAAGAGATAA
- the rplM gene encoding 50S ribosomal protein L13, whose amino-acid sequence MKTYFPKTNDVRKDWYVVNADGATLGRLAAKIATILRGKNKPTFTPHTDVGDFIIVVNAEKVKLTGRKLYQKTYKSHSGYPGGIKAINAKTLLDKKPEELIMLAVRGMLPKNTLGRQILKKLKVYRGNKHPHKAQIPKELEIKEVKGA is encoded by the coding sequence ATGAAAACGTACTTTCCAAAAACAAATGACGTGAGAAAAGACTGGTATGTAGTCAATGCAGATGGAGCGACCCTTGGCAGGCTTGCAGCAAAAATAGCCACAATCCTCAGGGGGAAAAATAAACCTACGTTCACACCCCATACGGATGTAGGAGATTTTATCATTGTGGTGAATGCAGAAAAGGTTAAACTTACCGGCAGGAAACTATACCAAAAAACATACAAAAGTCATAGCGGTTATCCCGGAGGGATAAAAGCAATAAATGCAAAAACCCTGCTCGACAAAAAACCGGAAGAGCTCATCATGCTTGCTGTAAGAGGAATGCTTCCAAAAAATACCCTGGGAAGACAAATCCTGAAAAAATTAAAGGTTTACAGAGGAAATAAGCATCCTCATAAAGCCCAGATACCAAAAGAATTGGAGATAAAGGAGGTAAAGGGTGCCTGA
- the dinB gene encoding DNA polymerase IV, whose product MDKVIMYIDMDAFFASVEQASRPKLCGKPVAVAGRNRRTVVVASSYEAKRLGIKTGMTKGEARRILPSLTIVEGKNEKYVDTCVKINEILLRYTPEVEIHSIDESFIDLTGSFPLFSSPIRVARAIKGEIRDSFGITCSVGIGPNRLVAKMAGESGKPDGLVMVKRKDVKEFMKELPVESIPGVGKRIGMALKNLKVKSCGELRDFPVSILRRRFGIWGDYLSFMAQGIEPPKDEGPGKLPASIGHSMTLEQDIGDRVAIKAHILELSEMVTRRLRKEGVAARGFSLTWRYPDFTTYTKRVSIPFHTQDSKMVYQVIGKLMDCIKLKDRLRLLGVTAFNIQKSMAISSLIEKDDRREKLYKAMDSINDAFGEHSIHRATLLLCKKHHWVISPAYRPYKSYPYKQ is encoded by the coding sequence ATGGATAAGGTTATCATGTATATAGACATGGATGCCTTCTTTGCATCCGTTGAACAGGCATCCCGGCCCAAACTCTGCGGCAAGCCTGTTGCGGTAGCAGGGAGAAACAGAAGAACAGTGGTGGTGGCTTCATCCTACGAGGCAAAAAGGCTTGGAATCAAGACAGGAATGACAAAAGGAGAGGCACGAAGGATACTTCCCTCCCTTACCATCGTGGAGGGCAAAAATGAAAAATATGTGGATACATGTGTAAAGATAAATGAGATATTACTCAGATATACCCCCGAGGTGGAGATACATTCGATAGATGAATCCTTTATTGATCTCACGGGCTCCTTTCCTTTGTTTTCTTCTCCCATCAGGGTTGCCAGGGCAATTAAGGGAGAGATAAGGGATAGTTTTGGAATCACCTGCTCTGTGGGGATTGGACCAAATAGGCTCGTCGCAAAGATGGCGGGTGAGAGCGGTAAACCTGATGGATTGGTGATGGTAAAGAGAAAAGATGTGAAGGAATTCATGAAGGAACTCCCCGTAGAAAGCATCCCCGGGGTAGGCAAAAGGATAGGGATGGCATTAAAAAACCTGAAGGTAAAATCATGCGGAGAACTCAGGGATTTTCCTGTCAGCATACTCCGGAGAAGGTTTGGAATATGGGGAGACTATTTATCTTTTATGGCACAGGGGATAGAACCACCTAAGGATGAAGGTCCCGGAAAATTGCCCGCATCTATCGGTCACAGCATGACCCTCGAGCAGGATATAGGAGACAGGGTAGCCATCAAAGCCCATATACTCGAACTTTCAGAGATGGTGACAAGGAGATTAAGAAAGGAAGGGGTAGCAGCAAGGGGCTTCTCTCTTACATGGAGGTATCCCGATTTTACCACCTATACAAAAAGGGTCTCCATTCCCTTTCACACACAAGACAGTAAAATGGTATACCAGGTCATTGGAAAATTGATGGATTGTATAAAATTGAAGGACAGGCTGAGGCTTCTTGGTGTCACAGCCTTCAACATTCAAAAATCAATGGCGATTTCTTCTTTGATAGAGAAGGATGATAGAAGGGAGAAACTCTATAAGGCTATGGATAGTATAAATGATGCATTCGGGGAACACTCTATACACCGGGCCACCCTGCTTTTATGCAAAAAACACCATTGGGTTATTTCTCCGGCGTATAGACCCTACAAATCCTATCCCTATAAACAGTGA
- a CDS encoding DUF6504 family protein: MLTKIGERVRVGVVFKEEGQKIEPKWFLWRGRRLAVKRVTYTWRERIGKELVHRFALTDGRDLYELSYWQERLLWFLEAVETDG, translated from the coding sequence ATGCTCACAAAAATAGGGGAAAGGGTAAGGGTCGGGGTCGTATTCAAAGAAGAAGGACAGAAAATAGAACCCAAATGGTTTTTATGGAGAGGAAGGAGACTGGCAGTAAAAAGGGTCACGTATACATGGCGCGAAAGGATAGGTAAAGAGCTGGTACACAGATTCGCACTCACGGATGGAAGGGACCTTTACGAGCTTTCCTACTGGCAGGAAAGGTTGCTCTGGTTTCTCGAGGCAGTTGAAACAGATGGATAA